From Geomonas agri, one genomic window encodes:
- a CDS encoding fatty acid CoA ligase family protein — MAETEFVNIAAHLPEMARRQPDTRAIIFPKGKRSLTFGELNSLSDKIARGLIANGIRSGVRTVLMVTPSPEFFALTFALFKVGAVPVLIDPGLGIKNLKQCFSEAEPHAFIGIPKAHIARKLFGWGKESIRTCVTVGPRLFWEGTTLARIIAEQQDDTPFTLAPTQKDDVAAILFTSGSTGIPKGAIYSHGNFSAQVQALKEVYGIEPGEIDLPTFPLFALFAPALGMTAVIPEMDFTRPGSVDPRKIVGPINEYGVTTMFGSPALINRVGRYGVEHGVKLPTLRRAISAGAPVPASVLERFTSLLNPGVQVFTPYGATEALPVCSIGSTEILQETRKITDAGGGVCVGRPVEGIRLEIIQITDNPIYGWDDLLRVPTGKIGEIVVQGEQVTRGYYNRPESDHLSKIIDPATGSFFHRMGDLGGRDEDGRVWFCGRKSHRVETEGGPLYTIPCEAVFNTHPAVFRSALVGVGEPGALTPVICIELEKNVKVDQEQIRKELKALAEEHIHTRSIETILFHPAFPVDIRHNAKIFREKLAVWAAESLKCAR; from the coding sequence ATGGCCGAGACCGAATTCGTCAACATTGCCGCGCACCTGCCGGAGATGGCCCGGCGTCAGCCGGACACCAGGGCGATCATCTTCCCCAAGGGGAAGCGGAGCCTCACCTTCGGCGAGTTGAACAGCCTGAGCGACAAGATCGCGCGCGGGCTGATCGCCAACGGCATCCGCAGCGGCGTGCGCACCGTGCTCATGGTGACGCCGAGTCCGGAATTCTTCGCCCTCACCTTCGCTCTCTTTAAGGTGGGCGCGGTGCCGGTGCTGATCGACCCGGGCTTGGGGATCAAGAACCTGAAACAGTGCTTCTCCGAGGCGGAGCCGCACGCCTTCATCGGCATTCCCAAGGCGCATATCGCCCGGAAACTCTTCGGCTGGGGCAAGGAGAGCATCCGCACCTGCGTTACCGTGGGCCCGCGCCTGTTCTGGGAAGGGACCACGCTGGCCAGGATCATCGCGGAGCAGCAGGACGACACCCCGTTCACCCTCGCCCCGACCCAAAAGGATGACGTCGCTGCCATACTCTTTACCAGCGGCAGCACCGGCATCCCCAAGGGGGCCATCTACAGCCACGGCAACTTCTCCGCACAGGTGCAGGCGCTCAAAGAGGTCTACGGCATTGAACCGGGTGAGATCGATCTCCCGACCTTCCCGCTGTTCGCCCTGTTCGCTCCCGCGCTGGGCATGACCGCGGTGATCCCGGAGATGGACTTTACCCGTCCCGGTTCGGTCGATCCGCGCAAGATCGTAGGGCCCATCAACGAGTACGGCGTGACCACCATGTTCGGCTCCCCCGCGCTCATCAATCGGGTGGGACGCTACGGCGTGGAGCACGGCGTGAAACTGCCGACCCTGCGCCGCGCCATCTCGGCCGGTGCGCCGGTGCCGGCCTCAGTCCTGGAACGCTTCACCAGCCTCCTCAATCCCGGCGTCCAGGTTTTCACCCCCTACGGCGCCACCGAGGCGCTCCCAGTCTGCTCCATCGGCAGCACCGAAATCCTGCAGGAAACCCGCAAAATCACCGATGCCGGCGGCGGAGTCTGCGTCGGCCGTCCCGTGGAAGGGATCCGCCTGGAGATCATCCAGATCACCGACAACCCCATCTATGGCTGGGACGATCTGCTGCGCGTTCCCACCGGTAAGATCGGCGAGATCGTGGTGCAGGGTGAACAGGTGACCCGCGGCTACTACAACCGCCCTGAATCCGACCACCTCTCCAAGATCATCGATCCGGCCACCGGCTCCTTCTTTCACCGCATGGGCGACCTGGGCGGCAGGGACGAGGATGGACGCGTCTGGTTCTGCGGGCGCAAGTCGCACCGCGTCGAGACCGAGGGAGGTCCCCTCTATACCATTCCCTGCGAGGCCGTCTTCAACACCCACCCCGCCGTGTTCCGTAGCGCCCTCGTGGGCGTCGGCGAGCCGGGTGCCCTCACGCCGGTGATCTGCATCGAACTGGAGAAGAACGTCAAGGTCGACCAGGAACAGATCCGCAAGGAGCTTAAAGCACTGGCGGAGGAGCATATCCACACCCGCTCCATCGAGACCATCCTGTTCCATCCGGCCTTCCCGGTGGACATCCGGCACAACGCCAAGATCTTCCGGGAGAAGCTGGCGGTCTGGGCCGCGGAGAGCCTGAAATGCGCGCGCTAG
- a CDS encoding NAD-dependent epimerase/dehydratase family protein translates to MRALVTGGGGFLGSAIVRQLRARGDEVVSFSRGDYPELAALGVEQRRGDLSDLNAVVEAAQGCDIVFHMAAKAGIWGDFQEYYLANVVGTENVIAGCRILGIRRLVYTSSPSVVFDGSDVEGSDESLPYPAHFEAPYPHTKALAEKAVLSANSRTLSTVSLRPHLIWGPNDNHLVPRIVAKGRAGALKRIGTRSCLVDTVYVENAAEAHLNAADRLSADAPLAGKAYFISNGEPIALWDMVNAILAAAGVPPVTRTIPAGVAYAAGVACEMAWKTLRLSGEPPMTRFVAKELATSHWFDISAARKDLGYSPRISTQEGLRLLRASFEAGA, encoded by the coding sequence ATGCGCGCGCTAGTCACCGGGGGAGGAGGCTTTCTCGGCTCCGCTATCGTAAGGCAGTTGCGCGCCCGCGGCGACGAGGTCGTCAGTTTCTCGCGTGGTGACTATCCCGAACTTGCCGCGCTTGGTGTCGAGCAGCGTCGCGGTGACCTCTCCGACCTGAACGCCGTGGTCGAGGCGGCACAAGGGTGCGACATTGTCTTTCACATGGCCGCCAAGGCCGGGATTTGGGGCGACTTCCAGGAATATTACTTGGCCAACGTCGTCGGCACCGAGAACGTGATCGCCGGCTGCCGCATCCTCGGCATCAGGCGCCTGGTCTACACCAGTTCACCGAGCGTTGTTTTCGACGGCTCCGACGTCGAGGGCAGCGACGAGTCGCTCCCCTACCCCGCCCACTTCGAGGCGCCCTACCCGCACACCAAGGCGCTCGCCGAAAAGGCGGTGCTCTCCGCCAACTCGCGCACCCTGTCTACCGTGTCTCTGCGGCCTCACCTGATCTGGGGGCCCAATGACAACCACCTGGTGCCGCGCATCGTCGCCAAGGGACGTGCCGGCGCTTTGAAACGCATTGGCACCCGATCCTGCCTGGTGGACACGGTCTACGTGGAGAATGCCGCCGAAGCGCACCTGAACGCGGCCGACCGCCTCAGCGCCGATGCCCCGCTCGCCGGAAAGGCCTACTTCATCTCCAACGGTGAGCCGATAGCCCTGTGGGACATGGTTAACGCCATCCTCGCTGCCGCCGGTGTCCCACCGGTCACCCGCACCATCCCTGCGGGGGTGGCGTACGCCGCCGGGGTCGCCTGTGAAATGGCATGGAAAACGTTGCGGCTGTCCGGCGAACCTCCCATGACCCGTTTCGTTGCCAAGGAGCTCGCCACCTCCCACTGGTTCGACATCTCTGCGGCCCGCAAGGATCTCGGCTACTCACCGCGGATCTCGACACAGGAAGGGCTGCGGCTGCTGCGCGCTTCGTTCGAGGCCGGGGCTTGA
- a CDS encoding 4'-phosphopantetheinyl transferase family protein, translated as MNPIPGLEAVRAHYRLEPLQRPEHEKKRLVGFLSESELQRGARLLDSIKREEFLVGRGLLREILAGLTGEEPGRLQFAEGEFGKPYLKGCQGYESLRFNVSHAGGQLLVAVCYGVEIGVDLEEVRQDLAFRPMAERYFSVREREELFGLEPRQQLEAFYRCWTRKEAYMKAIGSGFSQPSTGFDVSLRPGQPAIFLGHASVPTEANRWRIQDLAVPAGYCAALAVFTPYPSP; from the coding sequence TTGAACCCGATCCCCGGATTGGAGGCGGTGCGAGCTCACTACCGGCTCGAACCGCTGCAGCGCCCGGAGCACGAGAAGAAGCGCCTTGTCGGATTTTTAAGCGAAAGCGAACTACAACGCGGTGCGAGGCTGCTTGATAGCATCAAGCGCGAAGAGTTCCTGGTTGGACGGGGGCTGCTGCGGGAAATCCTGGCTGGCCTCACCGGCGAGGAACCGGGACGCCTCCAGTTTGCGGAGGGAGAGTTCGGGAAGCCGTATCTAAAGGGCTGCCAAGGCTACGAAAGCTTGCGCTTCAATGTTTCCCATGCTGGCGGGCAGCTGCTGGTAGCGGTGTGTTACGGCGTCGAGATAGGGGTAGACCTGGAAGAAGTGCGGCAGGATCTGGCGTTTCGTCCCATGGCGGAGCGCTATTTTTCTGTGCGTGAGCGTGAAGAGCTGTTCGGGTTGGAGCCGCGGCAGCAACTGGAAGCGTTCTATCGGTGCTGGACTAGGAAGGAAGCCTACATGAAGGCCATCGGGAGCGGCTTCTCCCAACCCTCCACCGGCTTCGACGTGTCGCTGCGGCCGGGCCAACCGGCGATCTTCCTTGGCCATGCCTCCGTCCCCACCGAGGCCAATCGCTGGCGCATTCAGGACCTGGCGGTCCCAGCCGGGTATTGCGCCGCGCTGGCGGTTTTCACCCCTTACCCTTCCCCCTAA
- a CDS encoding type II toxin-antitoxin system YhaV family toxin, translating to MVSNESRIRFHAAFEQVLDELIVVVAKEKERNPQTYKESPQAKLLARVYRAIKDEIPADPQHAAYYQGEAEGHAYRQWRRAKPTKEHRLFFKWDKETNAIIYAWLNSEVSLVKYRSHMEAYRAFRGKGKG from the coding sequence TTGGTCAGCAACGAGTCGCGTATCCGCTTCCATGCCGCGTTCGAACAAGTGCTGGACGAACTAATCGTCGTGGTGGCCAAGGAGAAGGAGAGGAATCCGCAGACGTACAAGGAATCGCCCCAGGCAAAGCTGTTGGCGCGCGTGTACCGGGCCATCAAGGACGAGATACCGGCTGACCCGCAGCACGCCGCCTACTACCAGGGGGAGGCCGAAGGGCATGCGTACCGGCAATGGCGCCGGGCCAAACCGACCAAGGAACACCGGCTCTTTTTCAAGTGGGACAAGGAGACCAATGCCATCATCTACGCCTGGCTGAACAGCGAGGTGAGCCTGGTGAAGTATAGAAGTCACATGGAGGCATACCGGGCGTTTAGGGGGAAGGGTAAGGGGTGA
- a CDS encoding OmpH family outer membrane protein yields MIRFVTLLIGSALTSLIAANGFAAETAPAAVPATAPVAVAAPVAAAVPVAVAPVAPAKDADASVVKIAYIDMAKVAVESPEGKAAGESLKKKSEHLRSKLDAKTKQLEKQKAAIEAKLPTMTQKERAAKAAEFQKKVEEYQKQARASEIEVSKLQEKLTNEVGGVIKKAASDYAKAHGYLLVVEEKGVLFADEKVKPKDISEEVAAELSKKGKK; encoded by the coding sequence ATGATCAGGTTCGTGACACTGCTTATCGGCTCCGCCCTTACCTCCCTCATTGCTGCCAATGGTTTTGCCGCTGAAACTGCGCCCGCCGCAGTTCCTGCAACGGCACCTGTTGCGGTAGCTGCACCTGTTGCGGCAGCGGTGCCTGTTGCGGTCGCTCCGGTCGCTCCTGCCAAAGACGCTGACGCGTCGGTGGTGAAAATCGCCTACATCGACATGGCCAAGGTCGCGGTAGAATCCCCGGAAGGCAAGGCGGCAGGCGAATCTCTTAAGAAAAAGTCCGAGCATCTGCGCAGCAAGCTGGACGCCAAGACCAAGCAGCTCGAAAAACAGAAGGCCGCCATCGAGGCCAAGCTGCCCACTATGACCCAGAAGGAGCGCGCCGCAAAGGCAGCCGAATTCCAAAAGAAGGTCGAGGAGTACCAGAAACAGGCGCGGGCGAGTGAAATCGAGGTGTCGAAACTGCAGGAGAAGCTGACCAACGAGGTTGGCGGGGTGATCAAGAAGGCGGCCAGCGACTACGCCAAGGCCCACGGGTACCTGTTGGTGGTCGAGGAAAAAGGTGTACTCTTTGCCGACGAAAAAGTGAAGCCCAAGGACATCAGCGAAGAGGTTGCCGCCGAACTCTCCAAGAAAGGCAAGAAGTAG
- a CDS encoding DUF2844 domain-containing protein has protein sequence MMLRLWHISLSLALVIACRYGVAEATLGEPADTIARDTRKFSGVLQKSTARAKYRVQSIASGTTATTVREYVAPSGVVFAVAWNGLVHPDLHVLLGNYHQDYRKALSRAVRQHGRRGAKVTTDKLVVETWGHMRNLQGRAYLPELLPEGVSVDEIR, from the coding sequence ATGATGCTACGACTTTGGCATATTTCGCTCAGTCTGGCGCTGGTCATCGCCTGCCGGTACGGGGTTGCGGAAGCGACTCTGGGGGAACCGGCAGACACCATCGCCAGAGACACACGGAAATTTTCCGGCGTACTCCAGAAGTCGACCGCCCGAGCCAAGTATCGGGTCCAATCCATCGCATCGGGAACCACGGCCACCACAGTGCGTGAATACGTCGCGCCTTCCGGCGTTGTCTTCGCGGTAGCATGGAACGGCCTTGTACATCCTGACCTGCATGTGCTGCTGGGGAATTACCACCAGGACTACCGCAAGGCTCTTTCCCGCGCCGTTCGTCAACACGGGCGCCGCGGCGCGAAGGTGACGACGGATAAGTTGGTGGTGGAAACCTGGGGCCACATGCGGAACCTGCAAGGGCGGGCCTATCTTCCCGAACTCCTGCCCGAAGGAGTGAGCGTCGATGAGATACGTTAA
- a CDS encoding S10 family peptidase, with protein sequence MFRSLLLVATLLFASAHVPSYAAAAAHESKQQNVEHQETQNKLAPSSGAMVTSHKARIGGKELSYQACAGTLPVQNDAGETEADIFYVSYAVPQPAAAKPRPLLFVFNGGPGAASVWLHLGALGPRRVQMMPDGSMPPPPFHLVDNASSWLDMADLVFVDPVGTGFSRAAKPDLAKKFAAVQPDIDSLGRFVRLYLTRNGRWDAPVFLVGESYGTFRCAGLAEHLVEHGVALNGLVLISSVLNMQTITFDIGNDLPFQLFLPSYTATAWYHKKLAPDLQANLDRTLAQAEQWAATEYLWALNQGDRLTAEQRKNIAAKMAAFTGLSAELIENRNLRVDNRDFARELLRREGRIVGLMDSRFNAENPEPGKHLGFDATVTNIRPPFTSTVNAYLREELGYQSDQEYFVLGGGIGRWDWEAKNSYADTSENLRDAMVKNPYLKVMVASGLFDLATPHFASDHTLAHLGLGPQLRSNISSKRYRSGHMMYLEADSLTQLKEDAAAFIGQSLKH encoded by the coding sequence TTGTTCAGATCACTACTGCTAGTTGCAACTTTGCTCTTTGCCTCGGCACACGTGCCGTCTTATGCCGCTGCCGCGGCCCACGAGAGTAAGCAGCAAAACGTCGAACATCAGGAAACGCAGAACAAGCTGGCGCCAAGCAGCGGAGCCATGGTAACCAGCCACAAGGCGCGCATCGGCGGCAAGGAACTGTCGTACCAGGCCTGCGCCGGAACGCTGCCGGTGCAAAACGATGCGGGAGAGACCGAAGCAGACATCTTTTACGTCTCCTATGCCGTGCCGCAACCTGCCGCGGCGAAGCCCCGCCCCCTGCTCTTCGTATTCAACGGCGGCCCCGGCGCTGCCTCGGTCTGGCTGCACCTGGGTGCGCTGGGCCCAAGGCGTGTACAGATGATGCCTGACGGGAGCATGCCGCCGCCCCCCTTCCACCTGGTCGATAATGCCTCCAGTTGGCTCGACATGGCAGATCTCGTCTTCGTCGATCCTGTCGGTACCGGCTTCAGCCGCGCCGCGAAGCCTGACCTCGCTAAGAAATTCGCCGCCGTTCAACCCGACATCGATTCGCTAGGGCGTTTCGTCAGGCTCTACCTTACCCGCAACGGGCGCTGGGACGCCCCTGTCTTCCTGGTCGGCGAGAGTTACGGCACCTTCCGCTGCGCCGGCCTCGCTGAGCACCTGGTGGAACACGGCGTGGCACTGAACGGCCTGGTCTTGATCTCCAGCGTTCTCAACATGCAGACCATAACCTTCGATATCGGTAACGACCTCCCCTTCCAGCTTTTCCTGCCCAGTTACACTGCGACGGCCTGGTACCATAAAAAACTCGCACCCGACTTGCAGGCGAATCTCGACCGGACCTTGGCACAGGCGGAACAATGGGCGGCAACGGAATACCTCTGGGCACTCAACCAGGGCGATCGACTGACTGCAGAGCAGCGCAAGAACATAGCTGCAAAAATGGCTGCGTTCACCGGGCTCAGCGCCGAACTGATCGAAAACCGAAACCTCAGGGTGGATAACCGTGATTTCGCAAGGGAGTTGTTGCGCCGCGAAGGGCGCATAGTCGGTTTGATGGACAGCAGGTTCAACGCGGAAAATCCGGAACCGGGCAAACATCTCGGCTTCGATGCGACGGTGACCAACATTCGTCCACCTTTCACCAGCACCGTCAACGCCTACCTGAGAGAGGAACTCGGTTACCAATCCGACCAGGAATATTTCGTGCTCGGAGGCGGTATCGGCCGCTGGGACTGGGAGGCCAAGAACAGTTATGCTGACACCAGCGAGAACCTGCGTGACGCGATGGTCAAGAATCCGTACCTGAAGGTGATGGTTGCCTCGGGCCTCTTCGACCTGGCCACTCCGCATTTCGCTTCGGATCACACTTTGGCGCACCTGGGGCTGGGACCGCAGTTGCGGAGCAACATCTCCTCGAAACGGTACCGTTCCGGGCACATGATGTACTTGGAGGCTGACTCGCTGACCCAGTTAAAGGAAGATGCTGCTGCGTTTATAGGGCAAAGCCTGAAGCATTAG
- a CDS encoding DNA/RNA non-specific endonuclease, producing MPRSYFLQFVFLILISSTSAFGGALEECQEFTTYGVPGQAGDLLCRKGFLLSHDAQKKTPVWVVERLTRERLQAKLKRSDNFRPDLDLPKGQRAELSDYRGSGYDRGHMAPAADMAWNEQAMSESFYLSNMVPQAGQGMNRGIWSELEGKVRRWVEQRGELFIYSGPIYAKGSLKTIGNNHVAVPSALYKVILDPVRHEALALIMPNQALESEDMPKYLVPVREVERQTGLDFFATLPKDEQDRIEMPAATALWQ from the coding sequence ATGCCTCGTAGCTACTTCCTCCAGTTCGTATTTCTTATCCTCATATCGTCGACCTCCGCCTTTGGCGGCGCTCTCGAAGAGTGTCAGGAATTCACCACCTATGGGGTCCCAGGGCAAGCCGGTGACCTGCTCTGCCGCAAGGGATTCCTGCTGAGCCACGATGCCCAAAAAAAGACCCCGGTTTGGGTCGTCGAGAGGCTGACCAGGGAGCGGCTGCAGGCAAAGTTGAAGCGCTCGGACAATTTCCGACCGGATCTCGACCTTCCCAAGGGACAGCGCGCCGAGCTTTCCGACTACCGTGGATCCGGTTATGACCGGGGACACATGGCCCCGGCCGCTGACATGGCGTGGAACGAACAGGCAATGTCGGAGAGTTTCTACCTTTCCAACATGGTGCCGCAGGCTGGCCAAGGGATGAACCGTGGCATCTGGTCGGAACTGGAAGGGAAGGTGCGCAGGTGGGTGGAGCAGCGCGGGGAACTTTTCATCTACAGCGGACCGATCTACGCGAAAGGCTCGCTGAAGACCATCGGCAACAACCATGTAGCGGTGCCGTCGGCCCTGTACAAGGTCATCCTCGACCCGGTACGACACGAGGCGCTGGCGCTTATCATGCCCAACCAGGCGCTTGAGAGCGAGGACATGCCGAAGTACCTGGTGCCGGTCCGCGAGGTGGAAAGGCAGACAGGGCTTGATTTCTTTGCCACTCTCCCCAAAGATGAGCAGGACCGGATCGAGATGCCGGCGGCAACTGCGCTGTGGCAGTAA
- a CDS encoding (Fe-S)-binding protein — MEQTFFIAILTISLAGFAFSCYRRLSLVSVGRGEYRFDRPLDRLKEMLIYAVGQKRVVSRPFGLNHGIIFWAFLVLSLANLEFLVSGIFPAVSFTLLPAPLHDALLFLFDICSLATLMAVAIAALRRTVNPPFNGARSFEAYCILAVIATLMLAYFGLNGVRIAQGMLPATSATPLSNLVAAFIKTILPTAKLETAGSVFWWAHAVVLLGFMNFLPYSKHMHILTATPNVFLRNMDKCNTQERETFLEGNSFGVATVERLSWKDLLDSFSCTECGRCQQSCPAASTGKLLNPREMIHAIKENLLENGAVMKKLSGDIEAEGHTSLIGSGNRGKMKEAALWSCTSCGACMEVCPVFIEHLPKIVKMRRHLVQMDARFPDELLNLFENMEQRSNPWGMAPSERSKWSSQLDLRLFEVGSTEYLLFVGCSGAFDARNKQVSVALTRVLDAAGVSYGVLGKEEKCCGDSVRRLGNEYLFDKMAKETVQQFLSKGVTKVITQCPHCFTTLKNDYRQYGLELEVTHHSELINDLIKAGKLQPAASAKFGRVVFHDSCYLGRHNEVYEAPRDVLRAATGREVLEMGRTRENAFCCGAGGGRMWLEEHEGTPINCNRVQEALAQQPETVCVSCPFCMTMFEDGIKEVPGSTTQVRDIAEVVALSLQPAFLPLSTS, encoded by the coding sequence ATGGAACAGACATTTTTCATTGCCATACTGACCATCTCCCTTGCTGGATTTGCCTTCAGCTGCTACCGCAGGCTGTCACTGGTCAGCGTAGGCAGAGGCGAGTACCGCTTCGACCGCCCACTGGACCGGCTCAAGGAGATGCTCATCTACGCCGTCGGGCAGAAGAGGGTGGTAAGCCGTCCTTTTGGCCTGAACCACGGCATCATCTTCTGGGCCTTCCTCGTGCTGTCCCTGGCCAACCTGGAGTTCCTGGTCTCCGGGATCTTTCCGGCGGTTTCTTTCACGCTGCTCCCGGCCCCCTTGCACGACGCGCTGCTCTTTCTGTTCGACATCTGCTCCCTGGCAACTCTTATGGCGGTAGCAATCGCAGCATTGCGTCGCACGGTGAACCCGCCTTTCAATGGGGCCCGCTCCTTTGAGGCTTATTGTATCCTCGCTGTGATCGCGACCCTGATGTTGGCGTACTTCGGGTTGAACGGAGTGCGTATCGCGCAGGGGATGTTGCCGGCGACATCAGCCACACCACTGTCTAACCTTGTCGCTGCTTTCATCAAAACCATACTCCCAACAGCGAAACTGGAGACGGCGGGCAGCGTCTTCTGGTGGGCTCACGCCGTGGTGCTGCTGGGATTCATGAACTTCCTCCCCTACAGCAAGCATATGCACATACTTACCGCTACACCTAACGTCTTCTTGCGCAACATGGACAAGTGCAATACGCAGGAGCGCGAGACCTTCCTGGAAGGTAACAGCTTTGGGGTCGCCACGGTAGAGCGTCTTTCATGGAAAGACCTGCTCGATTCCTTTTCCTGCACCGAGTGTGGTCGCTGTCAGCAGTCTTGTCCCGCTGCCAGCACCGGAAAGCTGCTTAACCCGCGCGAAATGATCCATGCCATCAAGGAAAACCTGCTCGAAAATGGCGCGGTGATGAAAAAGCTTTCCGGGGACATCGAGGCGGAGGGCCATACCTCCCTGATCGGCAGCGGGAACAGGGGAAAGATGAAGGAAGCCGCCCTGTGGAGCTGCACCTCGTGCGGCGCCTGCATGGAAGTCTGCCCAGTATTCATCGAGCACCTCCCCAAGATCGTCAAGATGCGACGGCACTTGGTGCAGATGGACGCCCGGTTCCCGGACGAGCTCCTGAACCTCTTCGAGAACATGGAGCAACGCTCCAATCCCTGGGGCATGGCGCCGTCGGAACGGAGCAAGTGGAGTTCTCAGCTGGACCTGCGCCTTTTTGAGGTCGGGAGCACCGAATACCTGCTCTTCGTGGGCTGTTCCGGTGCCTTCGATGCGCGTAACAAACAGGTTTCAGTGGCGCTGACCCGCGTGCTGGACGCCGCGGGGGTCTCCTATGGGGTGCTGGGCAAGGAGGAAAAGTGCTGTGGAGATAGCGTGCGGCGCCTGGGGAATGAGTACCTCTTTGACAAGATGGCCAAGGAGACCGTGCAGCAGTTCCTGTCCAAAGGGGTCACCAAGGTGATTACCCAGTGTCCGCACTGCTTCACGACGCTGAAGAACGACTACCGACAGTACGGGCTGGAACTGGAGGTGACACACCACAGCGAACTGATCAATGATCTCATCAAGGCAGGCAAGCTTCAACCAGCCGCAAGCGCCAAGTTTGGGCGGGTAGTCTTTCACGATTCCTGCTACCTGGGCCGGCATAACGAGGTCTATGAGGCCCCGCGCGATGTTTTGAGGGCGGCTACCGGCCGGGAGGTTCTGGAGATGGGGCGCACCAGGGAAAACGCATTCTGCTGCGGGGCCGGAGGAGGGCGCATGTGGCTCGAGGAGCACGAAGGGACACCAATCAACTGTAACCGGGTACAGGAGGCGCTGGCGCAACAACCTGAGACGGTCTGCGTCAGCTGCCCCTTCTGCATGACCATGTTTGAGGACGGCATAAAGGAGGTACCCGGGAGTACCACCCAGGTCAGGGACATTGCGGAAGTGGTAGCGCTCTCCCTCCAACCGGCCTTTCTTCCTCTATCCACTTCATAA